The Thermotoga sp. Ku-13t DNA segment ACTTTGTCGGCAACCTGCAACGCTTTCCTGGTGTTCTGTTCTGCCAAGAGCATTGTGAGCTTCTCTTGCTTCAACCTTTCTATCACCCTGAACATCTCCGTCACCAGCTTGGGCATCAAACCAAGAGAAATTTCATCCATGATCAAAAGTTTGGCCGGCCCGACCAGGGCTCTGGCAATCGCCAGCATCTGCTTTTCCCCACCGCTCAACGTTTTCGCCAGCTGTTTCTTCCTCTCCGCGAGCCTTGGGAAAAGCTCGAAGACCCACTCCATCTTTCTCTTCGTCTCAGCTCTGTTCAGGTTCATTGCACTTATTTCAAGGTTTTCGAGCACGGTCATGTCCGCGAACGGTCGCGCACCTTCAGGAACTATGCACATGCCCATCTTGAAGCGTTCCCACGGCTGCAAGTTTGTCACGTCCGTCCCGTTGAAAATCACCCTGCCAGAATGAACCTTTACGAGCCCCATGATCGCGTTCAACACCGATGTTTTTCCCGCCCCGTTCGCTCCAACGATCGCGAGCAATTCGCCCTCGTTCAAAGAGAAACTGACATCCTTGACAGCCGTGATCTTACCGTACCGAACGCAGAGATTTTCCACACTAAGCAACTTCCTCACTCCCCAGGTACGCTTCGATGACCTTTGGATCTCTCATGACCTGCTCGGGACTACCTTCCGCGATCTTGACACCGTAATCAAGAACGGTTATCCTGTGCGCAACCTTCACAGTGAATCTCATATCGTGCTCGATGAAGAGTATCGTCACGCCGAACTGGTTTATTTTTTTAACCACGCCTGTCATCTCTTCCGTCTCGGCATCGTTCAAGCCAGAGACCGCCTCATCCAGCAGGAGTAACTTCGGTTTCAAAGCCAGAGCCCTCGCAATCTCCACTTTCCTCTGCAGTCCCAGCGGTAAAGTACCCGCAGCCACACTGGCATATTTTTCTATGCCAAGCATCTCCAGAATTTCCCAGGCCTTTCTGACATGCTTTCTCTCGAAAGGTGAACAATGAAAAGCCGCTAACTTGGGATAGAATTCCAGACCCAGACCCGCCAGGACATTTTCGAGAACACTCAGATTGGAGAAAGGCTTCACGATCTGAAACGTTCTTGCGAGTCCCATCCTTGCGATCTCGCTCGGTCTCAGCCCGACTATGTTCTTACCGTTGAAGATCACCACGCCGGAATCTGGCTTCAAAAATCCATTTATCATGTTGAAGAGGGTTGTCTTTCCTGCACCGTTTGGGCCTATGATGGCCCTGACCTCACCCACTTCGACATCGAAGGAAACGTCCTTAACCGCCTGCAACCCGCCGAATCTTTTCGATACGTTCCTCACTGAGAGCAGCACCGTAGATCCGCTCCTTTATGCTTCCAACAATCCCCTTGGGCATGAAGAACATCGTGAACACTATGATCAAACCGTAGATCAGCATCCTGTAATCCCTTGCGAACCTTAATATTTCAGGCAGAGCCGTCACGATAACCGCTCCTACCAGCGGTCCGAAGAGCGTTCCAACACCACCGACAACAACCATGGTCAGTATGCCTATGGACACTGGAAAAACAAAGTTGTCAGGAAACACGACGGTCATGTAGTGCGCCCAGAGATTACCCGCAAGCCCGGCCAAAAGCCCTGCTATCGTGAAGGCGTACATCTTGTACCTCGGTGAACTCACTCCAATTGACTCCGCTGCATCCTCGTCTTCTCTTAACGAATCGAACCCAAGTTTCACAAAAGTTTTCGAAAGGTATCTCACAAAAAGTATGACCAGAACAGTCCACACGAGCACGTAGATCGCGTACTCTCTCGTGCTGAAAGCGTGGTTGAACAGGCTGGGTCTTGGCAATCCAAGAATACCATACGGTCCACCGAAGAACTTGACGTAGTTGAAGATCGACACGACCACGAAGTTGATACCGATCGTCGCTAGGACCAGGAAATCTTCCTTCACCCTCAACGCAGGAAGTCCCAAAAGTAATCCAACCAGGCCACTTATGAGAACAGAGAGTAAAAGTGCCAGCCAGTAGTTCATGCCGAACTTCACCGTGAGAACCGCCGAAGCGTAAGCGCCTATACCGAAAAACGCAGCATGCCCGAGTGAAACCTGGCCCGCATAACCTATCAGTACGTTCAAACTGAGTGCGAGTATCATGTTTATCATTGTGAAAACGGATACGGTCAGAAAGTAATCTAAGCTCATCTCTGCACCTTCCCAAACAAGCCTTCAGGTTTGAACATCAAGAGCACGATCATAGTGAGGAACGCGATGGCATCCCTGGGTAAAAGATAACCCAGTTTGTACACTACGAACGTCTCCACAAGAGCCAGTATGTAGCTCGCGATGACGGCACCTCTGATACTCCCAAAACCCCCGAGCACCACAACTACGAACGCTTTGTAGGAAGGAACACTACCCATCGTGGGGTAAACCGTGTTGTCGTAGAGGCCAACGAGGATCCCACCGAGCGCAGCTAGGCAGGAACCGATCAGGAAACCGTAGGCGATCGTTCTGTCCGTGTTCACACCGAAAGCACCCGCGAGATGAAGGTCGTTCGAACATGCCCTCAGCGATTTTCCAAGTTTCGTCTTCATGAGCAGGAGATACAGGACGAATACAACGATAACCGTGACTATCAACATCAGAACCCCTCTTGAACTGAGATACAGGCTCGGTGTCATAATGTCCGGCAGGTTCAAATAAACGTCAAACGGGCGCTTGTAAGGTCCCCAGACAAGTCTGTACAGATCCTCCATCGCCGCGAACAGACCAACGCTCATCACGAGCGGTACGATTCGACCCCTGTTCAGCACGTGTTTGTAGAAACCCCTATAAACGAACACACCAAGAAAAGAAGACACGACTAAAGAAAGTAGGATGGCTAAAATAAAAGGAAAACCCAGTTCATAAAGATAAACCGCGAAGAGAGCACCAAACGCATAGATTCCTGCATGAGCTATGTGGAGTATTTTCAAAATTCCATACACGAGTGTCAATCCAACGGCAATCATCACATAACTACTACCGAGCACCAAAGCGTTCACGATGTTTTGCAGCACTCTCCATTCCCCGCTTTCTTGAACGGTGTAGGAAGAGAACGGGGGCAGAGCCCCCAACAACTCGTCACGGAGTTACAATCGCGGGATCTTTGATCTCCCAGAACCAGTGGAACCTGTTTCCAAGATAGATCTGACACGTTATTGTCCTGAGCGATTCTCTCTTTTCCGTGAATCCCCTGAAGCCCGTCACGAAATCTTCGAGCTCCACATCTCCCGCTTTAATGCTCGCGAGGGCATCTCTTATTTTCGCTGGATCGTAAGTACCGGCGATCTGGATGGCTTTCGCTGCAACCATCACGGCATCGAACGCGGAAGCCCCAACCATGTCCGCATCGAGGTTGTATCTCTTCGCGTATTCCTCAATGAACCACTTCACAATCGGTTTTTCGCTGTCTCTGTTCAGGTCAGTAGTTATGACCACCCCGTTTGCCGCACCCGCTTCAGCGAGTTTCGCGAACTGTGGTGAATCGTAACCTTCCTGACCGATGATAGGAACGAAGATGCCCATCTGTCTCGCTTGTGTAACCAATCTCGCAGCTTCGGAGAAATAACCAGTCGCGTAAATAGCGTCGGGCTTCACGGCTTTGATGCGTGTCAAAAGGGGTCTGAAATCCGTTTCACCGAGGGGATATTTCTGCTCAAAGACTATTTCTGCACCCAGCCTGGCCGCTTCTTCCTTGAAACAAGCAGTGAGTGAAACTCCAAAATCGTTGTCAATCGTCAGTATGGCGATTTTCTTCGCTCCGAGCTTTTTAACAGCCAGATGTGCCCCCGCTCTTCCCTGCACGGTGGCGAGTGTCCCGACCCTGAAGATGTATTCACCTGTTGCAACGATTTCGGGGTGCACAGCGTAAGCAGAGATCATGGGAACCTTAAGTTGCTGATATATTCCCGCCGCTGCCCTTGTCATACCGCTGTAAGAACCACTCACAACCACCGCGACTTTGTCTTGCTGAACGAGCTTGTAAGCGATGTTTACTGCCTGATCGGCTTTGAAGTTGTCATCGTACCACACCAGTTCCACCGGTTGACCCAGTACTCCTCCACGCGAGTTGATGTACTCAACAGCGAGCTGTGCTCCGTGCAACGCGCTTGCCCCATCTGCTGCTGCCGGACCAGTGAGCGGAGCGAAGAAACCGATCTTGATAGCAGCAAAGCTCAGTAGCGACAACACGCTGAGTAAAACCACTACAGCTCTTCTTGCCACCAGCAATCCCTCCTTCGCAGGACTAACTGAACTGTTTATATTATAGAATACAGGATATTTAAACAAACCGCCCGCATCACATGAATGCTGATGGATGTTAGAATCAGTTTGGAATTATGGGGGGTAGAACGATCGGGCAGACAACTCGCTCAGGTTTTTTGAGAACGGTGTTGATTTTCACCTCTGTATTGATATTTTCGACTTTTACTTTCCCCAAACGTGCCGAGGAGAACTCGTTGTTGTTCTCTCTCAGCCTTTCGGATCTCGTTTTCAGACTCGTGATAAGCTACGTGATCTATTCTTACCAGCATGTGATGATGAAGATAGGAATTTCCCTGATCACGTTTTCAGGTCTGGTGAACTTTCTGGATAGTTATTTGATGGTTCCACAGTCCAAACTGATCGGTACCGTCTCGAGCCTTTCAGGCTGTGCCATCATGGCTTTGAGCCTTCTGTGGTTGTTCAGAGATTTCATCACCGAAGAGCTTCACAGGTTGATATACACGGATTATTTGACGGGAGCCCTCAACCGACAGGCGTTCGTTCGGCTCGCCAATAAAAAATTGCGCTCGCTGAAAGATGGCAAAACAGCCTGTCTCATATATCTGGACCTTGACAATTTCAAAAAGATCAACGATCTTTACGGGCATCCCTTTGGCGATAAGTTGTTGCAGGCTGCCGTCAGGAGGATCAAAACTTCTATAAGATCTGGAGATCTGCTGGGTAGAATTGGAGGAGACGAATTTCGTCGTATTGCTTCCACATGCTGATGTGGAGACAGCGAAAGAAGTTTTGATAAGGATCAACGAAAAGTTCAGTCAACCGTTCAGCATCGACGAAATCAGGATCGAATTGAGTGTGAGTTCCGGAATAGCTGTTTATCCAACGAACGGCCAAAATCTCCAGGATCTGATTGAAGTTTCTGACAAGGCGATGTATGAAACAAAGATGGCAAAGCGAGGTGAAACGCGTGTCCGGGGAAGCGAGGAAACTGCTGGTTGAGTATGGAAAAAAGCTGTTTGAATCGAACATGGTGGGTGGCACAGCGGGTAACTTGAGCGTCAGGGTTGACGAGAAACTTTTCGCGATCACGCCCAGCGGGATGCCGTACCATGAACTTGAACCCGAAGATATACCCATCCTCGATATGGAGGGTCAGGTGGTTGAAGGGAAAAGGAAACCGTCCATCGAGTTTAGACTGCATATGGAGATCTACAGGAACTTTTCCGACGTTCATGCCGTTGTACACGCTCATCCGATTTACTGCAGTGTTCTTTCGATTCTGAGACTTCCTTTGCCCGCTTTGAACGAAACAATGTTGCTGTACACTGTGCACGTTCCTGTGAGCGAGTACGCAAACTCTGGAACGGAACAACTTGCGAAGAACGTTGTTGAAGCAATGAAAAAAAGTAAAGCTGTCATAATGGCGAACCACGGTCTGGTGTGCGCAGCAGAAAGCCTGAAAAAAGCTTTCGACATGTGCGAAACCATAGAGAGAACTGCCAAGGTTTATGTGCTCGCTCTGTCAACCGGCAGGACGATCTATACAATAGACGAACAAAGCGCACTCGAAGCGATGGAGTTTCTCAGAAAGAACTACGGACAGAGATAGTGAAAGAATCGATGATCTCACCATTTACAGAGATAACTTCGCATTCGATCCTATCTCTGTGGAGGTCCACCTTCACGAAGTGATGGACAACGGCTCCGACCAGAAGTCCTTCGATCGGTTCCACCCTGTAAAGTGGTGCGCCCCCTCCACCGGTGACGATGTACGTTACTGTGTCTTTCACAATCCTCTGATAATTGTGATCGTGCGCGCTGAAGATGAGCGGTACGTTCAACTCTCGAAAAACATTGTGCAGAACTTGTAAGTTCTTCACGGTCTGCGTCTTTCCATGCGGTCCACCGCTGAAGATGGGATAATGCAAAAAAACGATCGGGATTTTGCCGGACAGATCTATCGACCTGATGAAACTTTCGCACCTTTTAACTCCGGTGTCTGGATCGAGGAAGATGAAAACGTAATCTTCCACCCTCGCCCAGTAGTTGTAAAGTCCGAAGTGCTGGTTGTAGTAAACATCAGGCTTTTCATGATTTCCTTTCACGGGCTGGAAGAAAGCGTAACTTCTCAGAGGCAATGTGATCTCAAAAAAGATCTCCCACTCTTTTTGATTGTCCCCACTGTTCACCATGTCGCCCAGATGAACCACCACGGAGGGTTTGTACTCATCCATGAGTTCAACGAGTCTTCTGTGGGTTTGGTTGCCCCAGCGTGAATCGCCGTACACGATCATCGTGAGCGGGAGAGAAGGCTTTTCGATGAAGCTCTCTTTTCCAAAGATTTTCCACCCGTCCTCGAACAGTGTCTTCGTTGTTGTCTGTGAGAAGAGACAGATTCCAAAGAGAAGAATCAGTACAAGTACAAAACGTTTCATTCAGACTTCCTCCGTACACCTTTTATCAGAATGGTCACGCCAATCATTATCAGCAAAACTCCAAAGGTCACCCTCGCCCAGCCGATGCGAAAGAACGTGGCAACGAAAAAGATCCCAGACAGCGTGATCAAAACCATCGACACCTTTAATACGTTCCTGGACCTGTTCACAAAGTAAACCTGAAGAAGCCCAAAGCCCGGAGCGAAGATGAACGACGGCCAGAGATAAGCCATTTTATCGTAACCAAAAATCGAGCAAACCAGAAGCACTGTTCCTATCACGATTAAGATGCCCGCTGGAACGAGCCGGCCAGCACCCTTACCCAGCATACCAAACTCAAAGAGAAAGCCGAGCGACAGGAGAAACAGTGGCCAGAAATAAGCTGCAGCTGCGTTCACCAGCAAGATGATCCCAAGCAGCGTCAGGATGATACCAAACAGGAGAGCCACTCTGTCCAGCTTCGACATCACCTCACCCCCCGAGTTGATCGTTGAGTTCCTTCTTCAATTGTAACGCCCTCAAGTAAGTTTCGTGGATCGTTTTCATGAGAGCACCCCTGACACCTTCTCTTTCCATTCTGTAAATGCCTTCGATTGTCGTGCCCGCAGGAGACGTGACCACGTGCCTGAACTCGCCTGGGTGGTTCTCGAGCTTCAAGAGCAACTTCGCAGAACCAGCCATCGTTTCTAAAACCATCAAGCGCGATTTCTCGTACGAGAGCCCCATCCTTATGCCTGCATCTATCAGCGCCTCAACGATGACAAAAAGGAACGCAGGTGCGCTTCCGCTGAGCGCCGTCACTGCCTCCATTTGCTCTTCTTTCACCTCGACTACGGTTCCCAGACATGAGAGGATTCTCAGGCATGTCTGCCATGTTTTATCGTCGACGTGCGAAGATCTGCACGCACCAACCAGACCTTCTCCAATCATCGCAGGAACGTTGGGCATGATTCTGACGATCCTCTTCGCGTGTGTCTTTCTCTCGATCCTGTCGATGCTCACCGCGGTCATCGTGCTGATCAAGATCCTGTCTTCCGTTGGACCGAGCTCTTCGAACATCCGTTCGCTGTCCTGAGGTTTGACGCATAGGAAAATGATGTCACACAGTTTGGAGATTCCTCTCGTACCCGCTATGGAATAACCTCTTTCAATGAAAGATTTGAGTTTTTCACTCGATCTGTTGCTCAGAAACACATCCTTTGGTTGAAAAAGCTTCGATTCGATCAGCCTGTTTGCGATGATTCCACCGATGTTTCCAACTCCCACGACACCCACCCTCAACATTCCACCTCCCTGTTTCCTAGAAGTTTATCATATTGAACAGCGCTAAAACATGATGTACAATATTGACAGAACATTTAAACGGGGAGGGATCAGCATGAAAAAGTTTCTTGCAATTCTCGTGCTGTTTTCAGTCGTTCTCACGTTCGCAGAATGGAAACCCGCAAAATCCATCACCGTGATCGT contains these protein-coding regions:
- a CDS encoding metallophosphoesterase, which codes for MKRFVLVLILLFGICLFSQTTTKTLFEDGWKIFGKESFIEKPSLPLTMIVYGDSRWGNQTHRRLVELMDEYKPSVVVHLGDMVNSGDNQKEWEIFFEITLPLRSYAFFQPVKGNHEKPDVYYNQHFGLYNYWARVEDYVFIFLDPDTGVKRCESFIRSIDLSGKIPIVFLHYPIFSGGPHGKTQTVKNLQVLHNVFRELNVPLIFSAHDHNYQRIVKDTVTYIVTGGGGAPLYRVEPIEGLLVGAVVHHFVKVDLHRDRIECEVISVNGEIIDSFTISVRSSF
- the proC gene encoding pyrroline-5-carboxylate reductase encodes the protein MLRVGVVGVGNIGGIIANRLIESKLFQPKDVFLSNRSSEKLKSFIERGYSIAGTRGISKLCDIIFLCVKPQDSERMFEELGPTEDRILISTMTAVSIDRIERKTHAKRIVRIMPNVPAMIGEGLVGACRSSHVDDKTWQTCLRILSCLGTVVEVKEEQMEAVTALSGSAPAFLFVIVEALIDAGIRMGLSYEKSRLMVLETMAGSAKLLLKLENHPGEFRHVVTSPAGTTIEGIYRMEREGVRGALMKTIHETYLRALQLKKELNDQLGG
- a CDS encoding ABC transporter ATP-binding protein; the protein is MLSVENLCVRYGKITAVKDVSFSLNEGELLAIVGANGAGKTSVLNAIMGLVKVHSGRVIFNGTDVTNLQPWERFKMGMCIVPEGARPFADMTVLENLEISAMNLNRAETKRKMEWVFELFPRLAERKKQLAKTLSGGEKQMLAIARALVGPAKLLIMDEISLGLMPKLVTEMFRVIERLKQEKLTMLLAEQNTRKALQVADKVCVMQNGSIVLQGRTEELLNSEEIKKAYLGI
- a CDS encoding ABC transporter ATP-binding protein, which gives rise to MLLSVRNVSKRFGGLQAVKDVSFDVEVGEVRAIIGPNGAGKTTLFNMINGFLKPDSGVVIFNGKNIVGLRPSEIARMGLARTFQIVKPFSNLSVLENVLAGLGLEFYPKLAAFHCSPFERKHVRKAWEILEMLGIEKYASVAAGTLPLGLQRKVEIARALALKPKLLLLDEAVSGLNDAETEEMTGVVKKINQFGVTILFIEHDMRFTVKVAHRITVLDYGVKIAEGSPEQVMRDPKVIEAYLGSEEVA
- a CDS encoding branched-chain amino acid ABC transporter permease, with translation MLQNIVNALVLGSSYVMIAVGLTLVYGILKILHIAHAGIYAFGALFAVYLYELGFPFILAILLSLVVSSFLGVFVYRGFYKHVLNRGRIVPLVMSVGLFAAMEDLYRLVWGPYKRPFDVYLNLPDIMTPSLYLSSRGVLMLIVTVIVVFVLYLLLMKTKLGKSLRACSNDLHLAGAFGVNTDRTIAYGFLIGSCLAALGGILVGLYDNTVYPTMGSVPSYKAFVVVVLGGFGSIRGAVIASYILALVETFVVYKLGYLLPRDAIAFLTMIVLLMFKPEGLFGKVQR
- a CDS encoding class II aldolase/adducin family protein; the protein is MSGEARKLLVEYGKKLFESNMVGGTAGNLSVRVDEKLFAITPSGMPYHELEPEDIPILDMEGQVVEGKRKPSIEFRLHMEIYRNFSDVHAVVHAHPIYCSVLSILRLPLPALNETMLLYTVHVPVSEYANSGTEQLAKNVVEAMKKSKAVIMANHGLVCAAESLKKAFDMCETIERTAKVYVLALSTGRTIYTIDEQSALEAMEFLRKNYGQR
- a CDS encoding GGDEF domain-containing protein; protein product: MLFSLSLSDLVFRLVISYVIYSYQHVMMKIGISLITFSGLVNFLDSYLMVPQSKLIGTVSSLSGCAIMALSLLWLFRDFITEELHRLIYTDYLTGALNRQAFVRLANKKLRSLKDGKTACLIYLDLDNFKKINDLYGHPFGDKLLQAAVRRIKTSIRSGDLLGRIGGDEFRRIASTC
- a CDS encoding ABC transporter substrate-binding protein, with the translated sequence MARRAVVVLLSVLSLLSFAAIKIGFFAPLTGPAAADGASALHGAQLAVEYINSRGGVLGQPVELVWYDDNFKADQAVNIAYKLVQQDKVAVVVSGSYSGMTRAAAGIYQQLKVPMISAYAVHPEIVATGEYIFRVGTLATVQGRAGAHLAVKKLGAKKIAILTIDNDFGVSLTACFKEEAARLGAEIVFEQKYPLGETDFRPLLTRIKAVKPDAIYATGYFSEAARLVTQARQMGIFVPIIGQEGYDSPQFAKLAEAGAANGVVITTDLNRDSEKPIVKWFIEEYAKRYNLDADMVGASAFDAVMVAAKAIQIAGTYDPAKIRDALASIKAGDVELEDFVTGFRGFTEKRESLRTITCQIYLGNRFHWFWEIKDPAIVTP
- a CDS encoding diguanylate cyclase; the encoded protein is MIRINEKFSQPFSIDEIRIELSVSSGIAVYPTNGQNLQDLIEVSDKAMYETKMAKRGETRVRGSEETAG
- a CDS encoding branched-chain amino acid ABC transporter permease, which encodes MSLDYFLTVSVFTMINMILALSLNVLIGYAGQVSLGHAAFFGIGAYASAVLTVKFGMNYWLALLLSVLISGLVGLLLGLPALRVKEDFLVLATIGINFVVVSIFNYVKFFGGPYGILGLPRPSLFNHAFSTREYAIYVLVWTVLVILFVRYLSKTFVKLGFDSLREDEDAAESIGVSSPRYKMYAFTIAGLLAGLAGNLWAHYMTVVFPDNFVFPVSIGILTMVVVGGVGTLFGPLVGAVIVTALPEILRFARDYRMLIYGLIIVFTMFFMPKGIVGSIKERIYGAALSEERIEKIRRVAGG